A genomic segment from Brevundimonas sp. SORGH_AS_0993 encodes:
- the mobC gene encoding plasmid mobilization relaxosome protein MobC gives MDRLTLRVSPDLIRRFDAAAALQGGRSRLLRRLMDGAAQAALPAPEDAPVAVRSGKLTLRLGEADLRLLEHEAAAAGLSRTQWSVALIRRRLHDRPQFSRPEALALIEARRELRRIGVNINQIARALNTAVMEGTVLDLELGQLGAFQAEISAWVEALGEAFEGNLAYWTPTA, from the coding sequence ATGGACCGCCTTACCCTCCGCGTTTCGCCCGATCTGATCCGCCGGTTCGACGCCGCCGCGGCCCTCCAGGGCGGACGCTCGCGGCTTCTCCGGCGGCTCATGGACGGCGCGGCTCAGGCGGCTCTTCCCGCGCCGGAGGATGCACCGGTGGCGGTGCGGTCGGGCAAGCTGACCCTGCGTCTTGGCGAAGCGGACCTGCGTCTCCTGGAGCACGAGGCGGCCGCGGCAGGCCTGTCGCGAACCCAGTGGAGCGTGGCGCTCATCCGTCGGCGTCTGCACGATCGGCCGCAGTTCAGCCGGCCCGAGGCTCTGGCCCTGATCGAGGCGCGCCGCGAGCTCCGGCGGATCGGTGTGAACATCAACCAGATCGCCCGCGCGCTGAACACGGCGGTGATGGAGGGCACGGTGCTGGATCTGGAGCTGGGGCAACTCGGCGCCTTTCAGGCCGAGATCTCGGCCTGGGTCGAGGCGCTCGGTGAGGCCTTCGAGGGTAATCTCGCCTATTGGACGCCGACGGCGTGA
- a CDS encoding relaxase/mobilization nuclease domain-containing protein — MTDFRPSRGFEEVLRPPVEIRRARITPAVLRPSSGEGGDPSARFARVARRVPEVMVKITGRTRDGAHLMAHLDYISRNGALALEGLDGERLDGREPIRDLARDWAEDFALEPGRRRDASITLSIVLSMPAGTDAVRLHDAARAFAAGTFGERFPYVFALHDEGRHPHVHLTVRRLGRDGERLNPRKADLQVWREGFARALRDRSIEAEATPRRTRGVTRKAERTPIRKMRERFMAGRGALPEVLAAGYRAALTPGGGEAPWLGAIRTRELAIRRVLVAEAVRLSRSERSHDRALAALVERFVRDRPAPMTRDEELRERQGRRHHADRTRDR; from the coding sequence GTGACCGACTTCCGGCCGTCGCGCGGGTTCGAGGAGGTGCTGCGTCCACCCGTCGAGATCCGACGCGCCCGGATCACGCCCGCGGTGCTGCGTCCGTCTAGCGGGGAGGGCGGCGATCCGTCCGCGCGGTTCGCGCGGGTGGCGCGCCGCGTACCCGAGGTGATGGTGAAGATCACCGGGCGGACGCGGGACGGCGCCCACCTGATGGCGCACCTGGACTACATCAGCCGCAACGGCGCCCTGGCGCTGGAAGGACTCGATGGAGAGCGGCTGGACGGCCGCGAGCCGATCCGTGACCTTGCACGCGACTGGGCCGAGGACTTCGCCCTCGAACCGGGACGCCGGCGGGACGCGTCGATCACCCTGTCGATCGTGCTGAGCATGCCGGCCGGGACCGACGCGGTCCGCCTGCACGACGCCGCGCGGGCGTTTGCGGCCGGGACATTCGGCGAGCGCTTTCCCTATGTCTTCGCCCTGCATGATGAAGGCCGACATCCCCACGTCCATCTGACGGTGCGAAGGCTCGGACGGGATGGCGAGCGGCTGAACCCTCGAAAGGCGGACCTGCAGGTCTGGCGGGAAGGCTTCGCGCGCGCCCTTCGCGACCGGTCGATCGAGGCCGAGGCGACGCCGCGCCGGACGCGGGGCGTGACCCGCAAGGCCGAGCGGACGCCGATCCGCAAGATGCGGGAGCGTTTCATGGCGGGGCGGGGAGCTCTGCCTGAGGTGCTCGCCGCCGGCTATCGGGCGGCGCTCACGCCGGGCGGTGGCGAAGCGCCCTGGCTTGGCGCGATCCGGACCCGTGAGCTGGCGATCCGGCGGGTCCTGGTGGCCGAAGCGGTGCGCCTGTCGCGATCGGAACGATCGCACGATCGCGCGCTTGCGGCCCTGGTGGAACGGTTCGTGCGGGACAGGCCGGCCCCGATGACGCGGGATGAGGAACTCAGAGAGCGGCAGGGAAGACGACATCATGCCGATCGGACGCGGGACCGGTAG
- a CDS encoding DUF6088 family protein, translating to MQILADQIMERASTLPEGAPIVAKSLLHLGSRAAVDQALSRLVRRGRLLRAGRGVYMRPLESRFGSRTPSVEKVVRAVSEQRGEVVASNGAAAANALGLTTQVPIRLVYLTNGKSRTFSVGKQTVEFQHAPAWQLLLADRPAGEAVRALAWLGPEKAGTALETLKRKLGPSAFRELVSVGPRLPTWLARSVSQAAHV from the coding sequence ATGCAAATACTCGCCGATCAAATCATGGAGCGCGCCTCGACGCTGCCGGAAGGCGCGCCGATCGTCGCCAAGTCGCTGCTGCACCTGGGCAGCCGCGCAGCGGTGGACCAGGCCCTGTCGCGGCTGGTTCGCCGGGGTCGGCTCCTGCGCGCCGGTCGGGGCGTCTACATGCGTCCGCTGGAAAGCCGCTTCGGCTCCCGCACACCGTCCGTCGAGAAGGTGGTGCGCGCCGTCAGCGAACAGCGCGGCGAGGTCGTCGCCTCCAATGGCGCGGCGGCGGCCAACGCCCTGGGCCTGACCACTCAGGTGCCGATCCGCTTGGTCTATCTGACCAACGGGAAGAGCCGCACCTTCAGCGTCGGTAAGCAGACGGTGGAGTTCCAGCACGCGCCCGCATGGCAGCTGCTCCTGGCCGATCGTCCCGCTGGCGAGGCGGTTCGCGCCCTGGCCTGGCTCGGGCCGGAGAAGGCCGGAACCGCGCTCGAAACCCTGAAGCGCAAGCTGGGGCCTTCGGCGTTCAGGGAACTGGTCTCGGTCGGTCCGCGTCTGCCGACGTGGCTGGCGCGTTCGGTGAGCCAGGCGGCGCATGTCTGA
- a CDS encoding nucleotidyl transferase AbiEii/AbiGii toxin family protein, which yields MSDVFLQLSAEDRIEALAAAAAESGRPAHLLEKDVWVVWALRALFEAPLGEALVFKGGTSLSKAYDVIQRFSEDIDLTYDIRRLLPDLADAPEDPVPETRAEERRWSRDVQRLLPIWVEVQVRPMLESRMAADGLAAEVRIEGAKAFVDYAPTSTGTGYVSPSVMLEFGARATGEPSAPRSVLCDAAAHLPGVEFPTATPRVMAAERTFWEKATAAHVYCAQGRLRGDRFSRHWYDLARLDAAGFAGTAIADRAVAEAVARHKTMFFRETADGAEVDYGRAVGGGLQLKPEAASLEALGEDYRRMVEDGLLEADAEQFEDLMETCADLARRANAAAAV from the coding sequence ATGTCTGACGTCTTCCTGCAGCTGTCCGCCGAGGACCGGATCGAGGCGCTTGCGGCGGCGGCGGCCGAGTCCGGCCGTCCCGCGCATTTGCTGGAGAAGGACGTCTGGGTCGTGTGGGCGCTTCGGGCCCTGTTCGAGGCGCCGCTGGGCGAGGCGCTGGTCTTCAAGGGCGGCACGTCTCTGTCCAAGGCCTATGACGTCATCCAGCGCTTCTCCGAAGACATCGACCTGACCTATGATATCCGCCGCCTCCTTCCGGACCTGGCCGACGCGCCCGAAGACCCCGTGCCGGAGACGCGCGCCGAGGAGCGGCGTTGGTCCCGCGACGTTCAGCGGCTGTTGCCGATCTGGGTCGAGGTCCAGGTCCGGCCGATGCTGGAGTCGCGCATGGCCGCCGACGGCCTCGCGGCCGAGGTCCGGATCGAGGGGGCCAAGGCCTTCGTGGACTACGCCCCGACCAGTACAGGCACAGGCTATGTTTCCCCCAGCGTGATGCTTGAATTCGGCGCGCGCGCGACCGGCGAGCCGAGCGCGCCGCGTTCGGTGCTCTGCGATGCGGCCGCCCATCTGCCGGGGGTGGAGTTCCCGACGGCCACGCCGCGCGTGATGGCCGCCGAGCGGACCTTCTGGGAGAAGGCCACCGCCGCCCACGTCTATTGCGCCCAGGGCCGTTTGCGCGGGGACCGCTTCTCGCGTCACTGGTATGACCTGGCCCGCCTGGACGCCGCCGGTTTCGCCGGGACGGCGATCGCCGATCGCGCGGTGGCCGAGGCGGTCGCGCGGCACAAGACGATGTTCTTCCGAGAGACCGCCGACGGGGCGGAGGTCGACTACGGTCGGGCGGTCGGGGGCGGCCTTCAGTTGAAGCCGGAAGCCGCGTCCCTGGAGGCCTTGGGCGAGGACTATCGCCGGATGGTCGAGGACGGTCTGCTCGAGGCGGACGCCGAACAGTTCGAGGACTTGATGGAGACCTGTGCGGATCTCGCCCGGCGCGCCAACGCCGCGGCGGCGGTCTGA
- a CDS encoding LPD7 domain-containing protein has translation MKTPDPAPSNRLGPAPGPTGSRRSTAKGDVPEAVLDRYLVERDLRGRPERFFRDHRAAEPMFRDRGKSLVSSQAYPDAIIDMLKIARHRGWERIRVSGDPAFRREVWIQAQALGIEVQGHRPRARDRQAAGLDRLSPRRDAEAAKAHDALGERLAKAAIVVARLVPDAAIQTRLLEAAWARAGRPRPTERKPARGRERQR, from the coding sequence GTGAAGACGCCCGACCCCGCCCCGTCCAACCGCCTCGGTCCCGCGCCGGGCCCGACGGGGTCGCGGCGTTCGACCGCCAAGGGCGATGTGCCAGAGGCGGTGCTTGATCGCTATCTGGTCGAGCGCGACCTCCGCGGCCGGCCGGAGCGCTTCTTCCGCGATCATCGCGCGGCCGAGCCGATGTTCCGCGACCGTGGGAAGTCGCTCGTCTCCAGCCAGGCCTATCCGGATGCGATCATCGACATGCTCAAGATCGCCCGCCACCGCGGCTGGGAGCGGATTCGGGTGTCCGGCGACCCGGCCTTCCGGCGCGAGGTCTGGATCCAAGCCCAGGCCCTAGGAATCGAGGTGCAGGGCCACCGGCCGCGAGCGCGGGATCGCCAAGCCGCCGGCCTAGACCGTCTGTCCCCCCGGCGAGACGCCGAAGCCGCGAAGGCGCACGACGCGCTCGGCGAGCGTTTGGCGAAGGCCGCCATCGTGGTGGCGCGCCTGGTCCCTGACGCCGCGATCCAGACGCGCCTGCTCGAGGCCGCTTGGGCGCGCGCGGGCCGCCCACGCCCGACGGAACGCAAACCGGCGCGCGGACGCGAGCGGCAGCGTTAG
- a CDS encoding type IV secretory system conjugative DNA transfer family protein → MTRFASASPGARAAAVAVGSLAAVTLLAVLAALIALVGLGQFSGAIDPARVPGWFWYYRQDPEVRRWLTVGVSVSALLGGILVAATLISRRRPLHGAARWASGSEQRRAGLRSDRGIVLGRADGGFLIADGPEHVMLYAPTRTGKGVGVVIPNLLAWPDSVVVLDIKRENFLATAGYRAEAGQTVHLFDPLARDGRTARFNPLGHVDRTDPVSVLDELQRMAVMLFPVHDRADPFWAEAARTGFIGVGGYVAATPERPFTLGEIFRQLTAGDARARLPRIVAMRDREGRPLPGPVVAALTDFTSSSENTFASVRQSITTRMGLWLNPRVDAATAASDFDLRDLRGGRLTLYLGATPDNMLRVQPLYALLFQQLVDLNSRALPGLADRTALIVLDEFARLGPAPVLAHAFAWVAGYGLRLLAVLQSPSQLRAIYGPDVAEEVMTNCGVEIVFAPKELKIAQELSDRLGAYTTEGRSRSRPTGLGAGRRSTTVSDQRRALMLPQELMQLPQSALIVLKAGLPPVRGRKIAYFRERVFQRRLRPAPDLAPVSAPTSPPVPEEDPMDFDVIARTFAAEGLPPPPPGADEDVVGAWLNRVVDTAVLERKP, encoded by the coding sequence ATGACCCGGTTCGCAAGCGCCAGCCCGGGCGCTAGGGCGGCGGCGGTCGCCGTCGGCAGCCTGGCCGCCGTGACCCTGCTGGCCGTTCTCGCCGCCCTCATCGCCCTCGTCGGCCTGGGCCAGTTCTCCGGCGCCATCGATCCCGCCCGCGTCCCCGGCTGGTTCTGGTACTATCGCCAGGATCCCGAGGTGCGGCGCTGGCTGACCGTCGGGGTCTCGGTCTCGGCTCTCCTCGGAGGGATCCTCGTCGCGGCGACCCTGATCTCCCGGCGCCGACCCCTGCACGGCGCCGCCCGCTGGGCCTCGGGATCGGAACAGCGACGCGCGGGACTGCGGTCCGACCGCGGCATCGTCCTGGGGCGTGCCGACGGCGGCTTCCTCATCGCCGACGGGCCCGAGCACGTCATGCTCTATGCCCCCACCCGCACCGGCAAGGGCGTGGGTGTCGTCATCCCCAACCTCCTTGCCTGGCCGGACTCCGTGGTCGTGCTGGACATCAAGCGCGAGAACTTCCTCGCCACGGCGGGCTATCGCGCCGAGGCCGGCCAGACCGTGCATCTGTTCGATCCTCTGGCGCGGGACGGCCGCACGGCGCGGTTCAATCCGCTCGGCCATGTCGATCGCACGGACCCGGTATCCGTTCTGGACGAGCTGCAGCGCATGGCGGTGATGCTGTTCCCGGTCCACGACCGAGCCGATCCCTTCTGGGCGGAGGCGGCGCGAACCGGATTCATCGGCGTCGGCGGCTACGTCGCGGCCACGCCCGAACGGCCCTTCACCCTGGGCGAAATCTTCCGCCAATTGACCGCCGGGGACGCCCGCGCCCGACTGCCCCGGATCGTCGCGATGCGAGACCGGGAAGGTCGCCCCCTGCCTGGTCCGGTCGTGGCGGCGCTCACCGACTTCACCAGCTCCAGCGAGAACACCTTCGCGTCGGTGCGGCAGTCGATCACCACCCGGATGGGGCTGTGGCTCAATCCCCGGGTCGACGCCGCCACCGCCGCCTCGGATTTCGATCTGCGCGACCTGCGCGGCGGCCGCCTCACCCTCTATCTGGGCGCCACCCCGGACAACATGCTGCGGGTTCAGCCGCTCTATGCGCTGCTCTTCCAGCAGCTGGTGGACCTGAACAGCCGCGCCCTCCCCGGCCTCGCCGACCGAACCGCCCTGATCGTGCTCGACGAGTTCGCCCGCCTCGGGCCCGCGCCGGTGCTGGCCCACGCCTTCGCCTGGGTCGCCGGCTACGGCCTGCGGCTGCTCGCGGTGCTGCAGAGCCCGTCCCAGCTGAGGGCCATCTACGGCCCGGACGTGGCCGAGGAGGTGATGACCAACTGCGGGGTCGAGATCGTCTTCGCGCCCAAGGAGCTCAAGATCGCCCAGGAACTCAGCGATCGGCTCGGCGCCTATACGACAGAGGGCCGCAGTCGCAGCCGGCCGACGGGACTGGGCGCCGGTCGCCGCAGCACGACCGTTTCCGACCAGCGCCGGGCGCTGATGCTGCCCCAGGAGCTGATGCAGCTCCCGCAATCGGCCCTGATCGTGTTGAAGGCCGGCCTGCCGCCGGTGCGGGGCCGGAAGATCGCCTACTTCCGGGAGCGCGTCTTTCAGCGCCGGCTCCGGCCCGCCCCCGACCTGGCTCCGGTCTCCGCGCCGACATCGCCCCCTGTCCCGGAGGAGGATCCCATGGATTTCGACGTCATCGCCCGCACGTTCGCCGCCGAAGGCCTGCCGCCGCCTCCGCCCGGCGCGGATGAAGACGTCGTCGGCGCCTGGCTGAACCGCGTCGTCGATACGGCCGTCCTGGAGCGGAAGCCGTGA
- the virB11 gene encoding P-type DNA transfer ATPase VirB11 — protein sequence MDDTSVLDHYLAPLRPLLEPSAVTEVVINRPGEVGVEADGAWRWTEAPELTEAWLRTLAVAAAAYTRQDVGPEQPICSTTLPGDVRCQIVLPPVAADGGLSLTLRKPSRRRLGLKEFAAAGLFDEVADAQTETTDLIDAELVRLRQAGDWPGFLTLAVSARRNILISGATGSGKTTLAKGLIELIPDHERLLTIEDTREFVVPHRNVVHLVYSKDGQGLARIGPKQLLESALRMRPDRILLQELRDGTAFFYLRNVNSGHPGSITTVHADSAALAFEQLTLLVRESEGGRDLPREDIRALLHLLVDVVIQMKKVDGRFRVTEVWHDPVRKRQPGR from the coding sequence ATGGACGACACCTCCGTTCTGGACCACTACCTCGCGCCGCTTCGCCCGCTCCTCGAGCCGTCCGCCGTGACCGAAGTCGTCATCAACCGGCCCGGCGAGGTCGGGGTCGAGGCGGACGGGGCCTGGCGCTGGACCGAGGCGCCTGAACTGACCGAGGCCTGGCTGCGCACCCTGGCGGTGGCGGCCGCGGCCTACACCCGTCAGGACGTCGGACCCGAGCAGCCGATCTGTTCGACCACCCTGCCCGGCGACGTGCGCTGCCAGATCGTCCTGCCGCCCGTGGCTGCGGACGGCGGCCTGTCCCTGACCCTGAGAAAGCCGTCGCGGCGACGTCTGGGATTGAAGGAGTTCGCGGCGGCCGGTCTCTTCGATGAGGTCGCCGACGCCCAGACGGAGACGACAGATCTCATCGACGCCGAACTGGTGCGTCTGCGGCAGGCCGGCGACTGGCCCGGCTTTCTGACCCTAGCGGTCAGCGCCCGACGCAACATCCTGATCTCCGGCGCAACGGGGTCCGGCAAGACGACCCTGGCCAAGGGGTTGATCGAGCTGATCCCGGACCATGAGCGCCTGCTGACCATCGAGGACACCCGCGAGTTCGTCGTGCCGCATCGCAACGTCGTCCATCTGGTCTATTCCAAGGACGGTCAGGGCCTGGCCCGGATCGGCCCGAAACAGCTTCTGGAAAGCGCCCTGCGCATGCGGCCGGACCGCATCCTGCTGCAGGAGCTCCGCGACGGCACGGCCTTCTTCTATCTGCGCAACGTCAACTCGGGGCACCCGGGATCGATCACCACGGTGCATGCGGATTCGGCCGCCCTGGCCTTCGAACAGCTCACCCTGCTGGTGCGGGAATCCGAAGGCGGACGCGACCTGCCGCGCGAGGACATTCGCGCCCTGCTGCATCTGCTCGTCGACGTCGTCATCCAGATGAAGAAGGTCGATGGGCGCTTCCGCGTGACGGAGGTCTGGCATGACCCGGTTCGCAAGCGCCAGCCCGGGCGCTAG
- the virB10 gene encoding type IV secretion system protein VirB10, which produces MTAPAPTPPGDTPPPSTAASDRGVSPIAGRFGGRQGKVITVAALAVGCGVFLIASWDRGDAEGREADHRDEPARQTTPFEPARRDAPPLLSEAASDPNAPTLTDGEVIPALDAAPGAENPPRSGPSPAEQRRVLAESARRAPVLAYSRAGGQPVPPPVPPTPTPTPPGEPTSLDRLRQLAPVGQTRAGRLPDRNLLVTAGTSVPCVLQTALDSTTPGYVTCVLPRDVWSDNGAVVLMERGTRVLGEYRGGLQQGRRRLFVLWTRAVTPTGVAVALASPAADALGRSGFDGVVDTHFWDRFGGALLLSIVDDGVYAAAGRTDGASAMARVPSDAASVALQGSVEVPPTLRKDQGSEVSIFVAQDLDFAGVYQLRPR; this is translated from the coding sequence ATGACCGCGCCCGCTCCCACGCCGCCCGGTGACACGCCGCCTCCATCCACCGCGGCCAGCGATCGGGGCGTCTCCCCGATCGCCGGGCGGTTCGGCGGACGGCAGGGCAAGGTCATCACCGTGGCCGCGCTGGCTGTGGGCTGCGGCGTCTTCCTGATCGCCAGCTGGGACCGCGGGGACGCCGAAGGCCGCGAGGCGGACCATCGCGACGAGCCGGCCCGGCAGACGACGCCGTTCGAGCCCGCCCGCCGCGACGCGCCGCCTCTGCTGAGCGAGGCCGCCTCCGATCCGAACGCGCCGACCTTGACCGACGGCGAGGTCATCCCAGCGCTCGACGCCGCCCCCGGGGCTGAAAACCCGCCCCGTTCCGGCCCTAGTCCGGCCGAACAGCGACGCGTCCTGGCCGAAAGCGCCCGGCGCGCACCCGTGCTTGCCTATAGCCGGGCCGGCGGCCAACCCGTCCCGCCGCCGGTCCCGCCGACGCCGACGCCGACGCCGCCAGGAGAACCGACATCGCTCGATCGCTTGCGGCAACTGGCGCCCGTGGGCCAGACCCGCGCCGGCCGCCTCCCCGACCGCAACCTGCTGGTCACCGCAGGGACCAGCGTGCCCTGCGTCCTGCAAACGGCCTTGGACAGCACCACGCCCGGCTATGTGACCTGCGTGCTGCCGCGTGACGTCTGGTCGGACAACGGCGCCGTTGTGCTGATGGAGCGCGGCACCCGGGTGCTGGGGGAATACCGAGGCGGTCTCCAACAGGGCCGTCGCCGGCTCTTCGTACTCTGGACCCGGGCGGTGACGCCGACCGGGGTCGCCGTCGCCCTGGCCTCCCCGGCAGCCGACGCTTTGGGGCGGTCAGGGTTCGACGGCGTGGTCGACACCCATTTCTGGGACCGGTTCGGCGGCGCCCTGCTGCTCTCGATCGTCGACGACGGCGTCTACGCCGCCGCCGGCCGGACCGACGGCGCCTCCGCCATGGCCCGCGTTCCGTCCGATGCGGCGAGCGTCGCCCTGCAGGGCTCGGTCGAGGTCCCGCCGACGCTGCGCAAGGACCAGGGCTCCGAGGTGTCGATATTCGTCGCCCAGGATCTGGATTTCGCCGGGGTCTATCAGCTGCGGCCGCGCTGA
- a CDS encoding TrbG/VirB9 family P-type conjugative transfer protein — translation MRRPFSLLSLAAGLALASPVAAQASLDPRIRELAYDPAAVYRVTGAFRTATQIAFSPEETIRHAAIGDSVAWEVAAEGSVLFLKPRERHQATNLLVVTERAGAIRHYAFELVAREPGDRTAIAYQLRFRYPVDDEAEAARALAVQAEAVERRLIGLELERGVVEGTRNLAWSAQGDAALQPSEVSDNGRFTVLRFPGVQSLPAVFEIGEDGSERLVPYDVRGEFVVIHGVTRGLRLRRGRSVLCLFNDAYDARGVSVGTGTASPAVDRAPIGGRS, via the coding sequence ATGAGACGCCCTTTTTCTCTCCTATCCCTGGCCGCCGGCCTCGCCCTCGCGTCGCCCGTCGCGGCGCAGGCCTCTCTGGATCCTCGCATCCGCGAGCTCGCCTATGATCCGGCGGCCGTCTACCGGGTCACGGGAGCGTTTCGGACGGCGACCCAGATCGCGTTCTCGCCGGAGGAAACCATCCGCCATGCCGCCATCGGCGACAGCGTCGCCTGGGAGGTGGCCGCGGAAGGGTCGGTGCTATTCCTCAAGCCGCGCGAACGCCATCAGGCGACCAATCTTCTGGTCGTCACCGAGCGCGCCGGCGCGATCCGCCACTACGCCTTCGAACTGGTCGCCCGCGAGCCCGGCGACCGGACGGCGATCGCCTATCAGCTCCGGTTCCGCTACCCGGTCGACGACGAGGCCGAGGCCGCCCGGGCGTTGGCCGTTCAGGCCGAGGCCGTCGAGCGGCGCCTCATCGGGCTGGAGCTGGAGCGGGGCGTGGTCGAAGGGACCCGCAATCTGGCCTGGTCGGCGCAGGGCGACGCCGCCCTGCAGCCGAGCGAGGTCAGCGACAACGGACGCTTCACCGTGCTGCGCTTCCCCGGCGTGCAGTCCCTGCCGGCGGTGTTCGAGATCGGCGAGGACGGGTCGGAGCGCCTCGTTCCCTATGACGTGCGCGGCGAGTTCGTGGTGATCCACGGCGTGACGCGCGGGCTGCGGCTTCGGCGGGGGCGGTCGGTCTTGTGCCTGTTCAACGACGCCTATGACGCCCGCGGCGTTTCGGTCGGCACAGGCACGGCCTCTCCAGCCGTCGATCGGGCGCCGATCGGAGGCCGCTCATGA